The following DNA comes from Papaver somniferum cultivar HN1 chromosome 4, ASM357369v1, whole genome shotgun sequence.
AGTGAACCCTCATAAAAATTTATGATCATTTTCATCAGAGGGTCGGTGACTGGGTGTCAATTAGTTTATACTTGAGAGAGAGGCAGAGAGATTAGAGTAAGGTGATCTAGCTTGAGTACATTAATCATTTAAttcgataaattttttgattatAAGATTAATCTCACCGACCTATATATCACCAAATATACAATTTAACAATATACAACCATTGTTTGGTACCATTTGTTTAGTTCATAAAGTCtctgaaaatatatttttttcaaaaacataTCATAATCAAGATCTTCCGAAATATTACTCTAAAACACTCCTTTtatttctggaaaaaaaatacCGTATTGCCATTTTAGTCTAGACTGTGGTAGTTTTATTTAGACTTTAGAATCTAGATTTTCGTTTATACATAACATCATTGAGGTCCACGAGATCAACATTGATAATGGGATACTGGATTACTGGAAAGATATCATAAACCATATAGCACaaagaatttttgtttttgtcCTATATGTGTTTTGATACCCTCCTAATAATCCGATACCCAATTAACAGCCATGTATGTGACTTACGTATTAGTACGCTGCCCACTGTATCAAGATCGTCATGTGACCCTTGATGTACGCCGGACATGCATCTTAGAGTTAATCCTCTCCTTCCATTTCATTTATTTATGAATTAACTTAGTTGAATGTAATCATACATAAACCTGACCACTAGatctctttctatttttatttataaattatATAAGCTCATGATATGTTATAATATTATAAGTCAATTTGGCATAACTAAGTTGGAATTTCTAGGCTAACATCGGTTTCTAGACTTTGTGGTAGCTAATACCTTTCGGTCAGACTTTCGTGGTTGATGTATGTCCTAGGGGCCTAGTGGAATATGCTTAACAAAATTAACTAATACAAGTATCCGTGTGACATATTAACAAGTAACAACTTGCTCAAGGAACTAGGTCGTAAAGAGTTCAATTAAAGCAAAGAAACCAGCTAAAATTTAGTAGGTGATAATGATTGTCAATGAATCTAGCCAAGCAGTGATGTTTGATTCCGAAGGATGTAGGCATCTTGATGATTAACATCGATTCTGTTTATAATGATCAGAAATACTTGAATTAATACCGGTAGTGTTTGCCATATATTGGTTGATTTAGAAATCTTATTAGCTAGGGTCATATCCCCAGAGATAATCAATATAACAACTCTTGCTTCTAACTAAGAAGACAATTGAATGCCAAGAAGATAAATCAATTAGGAAAAATCCAACGGGGAGAACATGTGGTGTGTTTTGAGTCGTCTCTCAGTCTCCACACTGCCCACAGCAAAGGGGGATATGTATTTTGTTTGGTAGTTAGCATAAGTCGGCTAACGAGGAAACAACTAATGAGGCAGTCTCACGAGGTACCACTTCTCCTGTCGTGCACCGAGTCTGCTAATAAAAGAGTGGGACTATGAGGTTTTGTGGTGGTGGCCATTGAGTTGACTGTATCAACTGTCTCTATCTGGTTGCCTATCTAATTTGCCCACTGGCTTAGTGGTTGGTACTAGGCAGCAGCTAGCTGGGGCCTGCGCTGGGGAGCCAAAGCATACATGCAGTTGCAAGCTGTACCGCGTATAATGTATTTCAACATCTAATCTTTCCCTCTACTTGCGGCTGGATGGCTCTATGTAGTAGGAAGTAACATGTATACGCAGCCGAGGTATGACGATTCTAAACATCAATCTGCTAACTAGGTAGAACTATAGAAATATCGCAGTGTGACTGGTCTAGTTTTGGTGGCAGATTTCCTTACGGTAGTCAAGATTTCCTGAGTTACATTTGTTTGTGGAAGCACCGTATATACACACGACATGTTTTTTCATAAGATAACTGCTCTAGCTTAGTTTCTTGCACATTAGGATCTTGTCCGCTGCCGCAGTATCAAGTAAGAAGTCCCCAATCAAACAGAAGTATATGCATATACAGTAGGCACCATGTAATTCACCACTATTTTGTCCGGATGAAATTAGCTATACGCCTGCAGGAAAATAGACAAGCACATTTTTCTATTTCGTGTCCATCTTAATCTTAACCCCACTTGGAACATCAGTTCAATGCCCCCATCATTGTGGCCCTTCTCCAAATTCTCTCTCACTCTCTGATCTCTTCTCTATTTAAAAACAACAATAACCCACTACTTTCTCCATGCACTTTGTCTTCCACACTCCCAACACCACTTGCTCTTGTGTTATTGGCTTATTCTCCatcgctctctctctctctagttTCTGGTTGAATCTTTGTTCTTCTATCTATGCTCTATCTAGTTATAGTTATCTAATCTATCTTTTTAGTCATCTACAATTCATGGCTCCCATCACTTGTCTCTAAAACATACTTACTCTCTCTTTCTATCTCTAGATATCCCCATCGTATATAACCCATATCAGTTACCTGAAAATATACAAACCATCCTgacaaatctcttatctatttGTCTATCATTTATAATCTCCTGTTATATCTCTTCGAGCAGGTCTGTCTTAGATACCTCTAGCTATCTTGTTTCTGACACTTTATTACTGAAAACTGATCATATCATCATTAGATACTTCGTATATACTCACCTTTAAAGATCATCATCATGTCAAGCAGAAGATCACGTTCGTCCAGACAGTCATCAGGTGTTTCCAGGATCAGCGAGGATCAAATCAATGATCTCGTTATCAGGTTACAACAGCTTCTTCCTGAGCTTCGCAACACTAACAACAGAACCTCAGACAAGGTATAAATACAAATGCATCAATGCATTACTTTtgctttctgtttttttttgatgataatgCATTATTTATATTCTCGTCCATTTATATATATACTTCTTCTACTTTACCTACAAGCTTAGCTATAATGTATATGTATAaagatgattaattagtgtttcaatgtGATCAAACAGGTATCGGCTTCTAGGGTTTTGCAAGAGACATGCAACTATATCAAAAGCTTACACAGAGAAGTTGACGATCTTAGCGAGCGTCTAACAGAGTTATTGTCAACCTCAGATACTAGTAATGCTCAAGCAGCTATAATTAGGAGCCTTCTTATGTAATCAACACATAATATAAAACTCTATTTTGTTACTTCTTTCTTAACTTCTTGTTTTCAACTGTTTCTTCTTAGTTAGGTTTTTTGTATATTTAGATACGAACTGAGAAGGTTGAATTATTGGATTCCAAAATTCCATCCTTGTTAATTATGTTTAGTGATAATGATTAGGGTTTTGTGTAATAAAAATATCTCTTTCTGTGTCTTTAATCGATTGATTACGTTTTCGTAATTTTAAAACTTATGTTTTGCTGAAATATTAAACTTACTTGTCATAATATGTTTCCTTGacttaaataaaaatacatacttgaGTTACGCTAAGCCATGCATTTATTAATTTGTTTGTGTACTTCACACTAGTAATTACTATCAAGTTCAATTTTAAGATTATCTTCACACTGTCTTACATTTATAAAGATTGCTTCTGAAATATTTGATTCCTTTTTGCATGCAATGTATCCTAATTTTTATTAACTTAATTAAATACCGTAGAAAAATGAGATTTTGTGCAAGGAGGTATTTACATAAAAAATCTGACACAAAAAGATGTCACATGCAAGCAAATGCTCATTACACGAAATGTGGAACCATAGAGTTGATAAGTGAGGATTAAGTGTACAATAGAATGGTTCAATAATCCTCAAAAAATAATTCCTAGCTGTAGAAGACGAGTAACAATTGATACTATCTAATACCCGTAAACTAAAAAGATACTTTTCTAATATTTAATTTGGATATTCTGCACAAAAACTTATATATTAGTATAACTTGGACGTACCAACTTGCTCCCATCTTCTTTAGTTGTTTTATTAAAATATGAGAGGTATATAGAGACCTTCAATTGAAACTAGTTTCTATAATTTCCTAAAATTGGTGTTAAAAAATTACATattgtttcttcatcttcaacatcgaCGTATCTTCATTATCCTTCTCCAACATTTTTGCTTGAATCACTTGATGAAAATTAAGATCAGTTTTAATCACCACCACTACTAATATAACCATCGTTTCTGAATCAACATCGAAAGAAAagcttcttccaccaccactagCAGATCAACAAAATTGATGTGTTTCACTTGTAGAAAACATGTTTGACTAACAGGATATTAGTACAAATATTCATGAATAGCGTTTTATTCATCACAGAAGTATTCAGAACTACATAAGGATTTTCTTTATGTAATTGGTGTTTAtttgttgatattttagccataaAAGTTATTTGTCAATAATGTTAGAACAATCTAATTAGCCGTTTTGAAAATAATATACTCAGAAAACTAATGTGGATAGCATTTCACAGTATATCGGTGAGTTACTTGCAGCGATTTAGGTCATAACGAATTCTGGATTTGGTTTGTGAGATTTTTCAATTACTATGTGgttaaatgccttaggaaattccTACATGACTTGTACCATATGGGGCTTAATACATCGCTTATTTTTTTAGCTAGTGGTTTAGTATAACAGGTTCTAAATAAAAAAGCTTTTGCTCAAAATCCTATTTAGAATTTCATGATGTACCATTGTAGTTTTAACTTTAGATTGAACTTCTCGATGTATCATTGAGTGTGGCGTAGTTAATAGAGAAAAAACTTAATGCTGGGTACAATTTTTTTTACTAAATTATATGGAATttcaactttggtttttatgCTCAAGAGCAAATGAAATGGAGATGGAGGAAACTCATAAAAATTTGCAAGCCAAGGTATATCAAGGGCATACACTTGAACAGCTAAAGACCCAAGAAACTACATTGAAGCAACAATGAAGTCGCCAAAGCTAACGCTAACAGAAACTCGTAAAGCGATGAAAACAGAAATCAAATTCCATTATCAGCAGAAGACAAAAATGAACTCCCTAGTACTTTTAATTTTTGTAGGTACAAAAGGTATTTAGCGAAGCTGTAAAGGAGAATTAATTAAGATGTCACAGGTAACTTTGCGAAATCCTTAAAGATCCGCGAAATGGACATGTATACAAAACCACTGTCAAAAATTAAAAGTACCAGGGAAATGGACATGTATACAAAACCATACCGCGAAATGGACATGTATACAAAACCATACACATGCGTATAAATTCTGTTTTGATATTATATTGGGATACCTTTTTTTGGTTTAATCAATTGTTGATGTTCTTCAATCTTATAGTAAAACTTGAATGAATCCAAATACATCACAGACTAAACGTAGATGATGccagtttcatcctgcatatatggaaagaaatattttttgataGGATGCATATTCTGATAAAAACTTTTCTTTTCATCAGAATGTATCtgatttcatcctgcatattctgaCGAATTAAATGAAATTTTCAACAAATTACGGTGTAAGATAATTTGAGTAAATTTTATCGATACTAATTGAtctataataaatatatacattcaTAGACAAATTCAGGTTCATAATTGTATTTGAAGAAAGTTTTTTACAAACAAAAACCTTAAACTTAAACATAAATACTTTTTTTGGTATCGATCTATTACGAAAAAAACTAATGAAACAACAGTATTAGTTCTCGTTCGACTTCCAATAACTATTATATTTCTTATACGACGTCTACTTTAGTGATCATCTTATTCATTAGGATTTCTTTGTATTCAACAGCGTAACCATTATTCATCACCCATCCTATGACATAGATAACATACATTCCAGAGTTATGACTACAAAACCAAGTCTTGATTTGTATtttataaatgaaaaaaaaacaataataaatgtTAACACAAGGTTAAAGCTGAATGAAACTAGGCTCATCCAGTGGCAacacaagatgaaaccagttacatccagTGGAAACACATGGTGAAACtaggaaaaaaaaacatcagAGTATACACTCGTATGAAAATTATAGAACTGCACTAATTTTCAGAGCATGTTTAGCAAAATTCAGAACTGAACTTGGAATTGAGTTAATCACAATAAACCAAAATTGCTAAAGTAACATGCCAAAAATATCTTACTGGATTAAAAAATCACTCCAAATTAAATAGCATGTCATGAGAGTGCGTAACTAATAATACATGATGTACAAAGGTTTCATCTATTGGAAACACATGATGAAACTAATTTCATCATGCCCAATAAAATTCGTTTTTTTAGAATATGCATGCAGGATGAAATTCGTATTGTCCATGTCTAATCTGAATGGAAATACGTTTAATATATTTCTACAAAGTGTAAAGAAGGACGTATTCAGTTGCATCAGATTTTATACCAAGATATAATCAACTTCAACAAAATGTAAGCTATTATATATACAAAtgcattaaaaagaaaaattaaagcaTTATTTTTTGCGAGTAAAAACGATTGCTGGTTTTCTAGTAAAAATTGGTGGAGGAGGCAAGTGTTCGATGAAGCAAATCGTCTGAAACTTTAagcaaatgtactgcacgggagtactttgagttcaatagactaatctgtaggactctggcctaaaccaagacaatggtcgttccagattcaattcggtcacaaggaaaGAGAATGGCCAGTCTgtagggagggaagctgagaacgTATGGAGATCAGTAAAGACTGATCAATTGAATATGTGATGTGTTAAATGctatgaagatgatttctctgtgtgaATGAGAGAAATCCTCTGTCAGTGTTTGATAACTGGCAGGTGTGCGTTGAGTATTACTAGATTAAATTGTCTTAGTATCAAATTATAGCTTGAGAAACCTATTTATTGCAACACATCGATCTTTTGTAAGTGGAAGAATGAGGAAGTGGGAGAGTGTACATAAACCACTTCCACTTTACAcagaagacttggttgattgaccatccactattccatttactccttcaactttcagcatgacttactcacatttctcatcgtggatgtaccaCATATCGCATGTGTTATAGGaggccagaacaaaaccctaaacttatccccccatgtgacatgatctGACGTCTCATGTGTAAGTCTGTTTTGCGTACATATTTTATGTGGTCATCCGTTGACCTAGTCAGACCATTAGTATCGACTAATGAATTGAACATAGTTCGTAAGTCATGACTTTGATGGATGAAGCATGTGGTGTTTGATGGAATAGTAACATTCTTTGTGGACCATGGATGTTAAATTAGATCCCTGATGACCGTCACATATCATTATGCTAGATGAAGTAGTAATGACAGTTGAATGACTTGGATTGATGAGCATAGGTCAATGAGATTGCTGAACCGATCATAAACCATCATGTTGATGCTTAGAGCATTTGACATGAAGTCGTATGAAAATAATCATTGTTGAATAATCATAGAAGGTTCATGtgacggaccgaaaaattacATCTGGCGCGCCTGggcgcgcaggccataacttccccgatgcgccatgataatGCTACAGTCCGGGacttaaagctaggaaaatgcacgtccatttgcccaTGCAGGCATGCTCCGTAATCATGATGCATCtagcttagcttccacaccgttccaaacttacccttgtccaCAAAAGGGTATAAATCCATAAGGACAAGGCCAATGCAtatttgcatgcatcactggcttttcCCCAGCGTAGGgagttcatcactgaatttcctatctagctgagtaACCGTCAAACTGCCGAGTCTTGTCCATGCATAAGGCATAAGCCTTGGACTTAGGCATAGGCCGCTCCAATCCTATTGCAATTTCCTTATTCCACTTACTAACTTTTTTTAGCTTGATAGAAAGTATGAACATCCACTTGATGGCATGCAACTAAGACTCATGAAGCTTGGACGCAATCATCTCTTgtatcgagctaccgagcttagatgatatgaggggccaatgtGTTGGACCGTCAATGTTGTTACTtattgcggatgcctacgtacccttccctactctaaagggataaaGCACTGAATGTAGTTCATCACGAAGGGACGAAAACTCAAGCAAACTCATTTGCGAGGTTGTGGCCTAGAAAAAATGGTAATGACCTAGTCTGTATAAGCCGTACGTCAACATGCACAAAGGTTGCGCATTATCGAGTCCGCataatggcatagtgatgcctaagcatcaaatgccctcttcgcaaggctacacagttataaatgaggcttacgcatcatttgtactctttcggctaagctatgaagcttacttggtgcatagtccgcatatgaaCCTTCAACCGActaccctccctatatatgttaacttgcaatcTTTACAACTTTGGAAAAGGGAGAGGATGGACATTCACCAACTGCAACTTTTGaggtgcttgcttcactattcatgtatAATGATTGCTTGCAATGATTATGTAACATTTTCTAATCCATCCCGCACTGGCATATTTcataatgattgtgcaatattcacTTATCCAGCCTGCTCCGTCCTGATGCaaaatgattgtgcgatattgacTCTAGACAAATCGTCCGCatgatgcgcaatgattacgctgcaatgcTCAAgtccatctacccaactggcctaatgcatcatgatgatgcaacattggctaTGGGCCAGTATTCCTCTTAACGCGGCAgaaacttgagatgaagcttcatttcaTGACAtaacgcatcttttagcatgcgctcccctttaaagaatttcgtccccgaaattcaaaacaaaaactattgtgtacaatctcttcggtttggattcctgaacaaaagtctcataccagatgctcagaaatcaaaAGTTTTCTTCAGTTTGTCATGAAACATCTATTAGGACCTTCTGAGCAAACGTCCCATACCGcatactcaggaatccaaaaagaATCCACAACATTAACAAGAATCTCATTTGGCCAGTACCAAGAGGGTATATCAACAAGGTATCCTGAATGGGAAAAGGATCCTAATCCTAAGAAGAGTTCAAGcatattgaagcctataaatagagaagttctctacttttctctatacacttctacacctctacacacacaacaatTGCGTGTTTGCTTGCTTtttaaaattcttcttttaattattggtgtgaatttcaaaaatattagtagctaattttcttatttattggggatgaattcctagttcttaacatgctttgagttttgttttaaatcttctTTGAATTTTTCACGTGATTATCGTTTGCTTTTACGAATAAGAATGTGTATGGTTGATTGATTTtgtaggtggccaactaaatttattttttaattgatctaaatctagtaaaagttaggggataagtaatcgtttcttgactctttacacaagtagaaaacacgagaccttgcggagggatttagGAGTTAACACAGATCTAGCTGCTATAaatggtgataatctgtgactaataaaaagtggaaaagaacataacttaaatcattattttgcaacgaagaaggattccttgatctaatatcTCTTATTGATTTCCACTTAAACTTTTGATTactttgtttactttctttttgcaaacttaaaacaagaaaaccccctttttgtgacaatcttacaactaaaaatctcttgctcctcgtgggaacgaacttgactacactatattacttgttaattaggtgaaaaaatattaattaatttattgtggttacgacacgcatcattgatgtagtctgagtgaatcttatatcagaagagaagattctcaagaataaacgaactaggtgcaatcaaagtttcaacaaccgttagtcaatcaaatcaataatcgaacacTAACATCACTgtgattatctagtttccaaccaacggtactcgtagagattcttgatcccacaaaagtctttaaaagaTTCGTAAGAGATTtgacctaattaggatactttcccttccgaatagacgactccaccagaaacaagaaatgaagtttgcctggatatTAGGATAGTTTGATAGCAATGTAAAATTAGGTATTAATAGACCAAGGTTGcgtggacaccaaggaatttccaaaaccgaaattattcttaagatatgcaatgaatgccaaattcggttttcctaattcgaATAAATAtagtccaatatttccgaaatctctcataaaaaatttccaattaataaatgcacattactaatttttattctctagagttatgcattaattactggtaattaaagaacataaaaccaaaaaccttaattaaaatattctcaatttatttcggtacagGATCACGTTtcgtatcaaggaatatctttgaacaataaatgataagagttatgtacatgttcaaatatgtcgacatcatgaaGATTCTCATCTTGGTAAACCcttaaaccctaattcacacacaacatgaagaaatatgtgaaccacgGTTTTAGATCATAAAACTATTAtaatgtgacggaccggaaaattacaccTGGCGCACCTAGGCGCGCACGCGATAACTTCCTGAGTGCGCCATTATTATGCTACTTATCGGGCCTTAAATCTAGGAAAATGCAtgttcattttcccttgcaagtatGCTCATGGATCAAGATGCatataacttagcttccacacctttCAAACTTACCTTTGTTTTGCGAAGGGTTTAAATCCTGAAGGTTATGTCCGATGCACCTTACATACATCGCTGGCTTCCAAGTCCATTATAGGCATAGAACATTCCTTGAACTTACGCATAGGACATTGCAGGCCTAATACCCCTTCTTCACTTAGCTTAGGCATTGCTGAGAAAATGCACTTGTCTTGTatgtgccaagggtgcatcaatcatgCTCATGTcgtactttccttaggcttatgcaagctccgctaacttgcataaaGATGTAGCTTACTTTCGATGCCATGCCCAAGATATTGATGCATGCCTAAGTCAAACGCCTTGGTAGggagtatgagcatccaaggaaagGAGTGCAAcatgcctcatcaagtttggccacaatcttCTCCTGACTCGAGCTACCGATCCATATGATATGAGAGGTCAGTATGTTGCAATCATcttacaattagatgatatgagcgacaaagtgctagaccgtcaatgctgcaactcatttcaTCTGCTTAGTAcctttccctactctaaaggtatCAAACACTTCCCCTAGTTCGTCGCTGAAGGGACAAGCAACTTAGGCAAACTCATTTGCAAGGCCGCGGcgtagcaataatggtaatggcctagtccgcatATGTCGTTCCGTCAAAGTGCACAAAGGTTGCACACTATCGAGTTCGaagcatggcatagtgatgccttcgCATCATATGCTTAATGTGCAAGTCTACGCAGCTATAGATGAGTCATAGGCattcatttatactctttcgtctaagctgtgaagcttacttggtgcatggtcttcatatgtaccttcaaccaactaccctccctatatatgttaacttaccATTTCTACAACTTAGTAAAGGGGAGAGGATTGACATACtttcttcactattcatggtcgttgtcaTGTATCCTTGAATAACCGAAAATGATTG
Coding sequences within:
- the LOC113274018 gene encoding transcription factor PRE3-like; the protein is MSSRRSRSSRQSSGVSRISEDQINDLVIRLQQLLPELRNTNNRTSDKVSASRVLQETCNYIKSLHREVDDLSERLTELLSTSDTSNAQAAIIRSLLM